The Zingiber officinale cultivar Zhangliang chromosome 9A, Zo_v1.1, whole genome shotgun sequence genome window below encodes:
- the LOC122019194 gene encoding subtilisin-like protease 4 produces the protein METHSAPSALFLLLAVSSFLLTASSPQYSQLQSYIIRMRLPRNATLVSAQALDDWYRSLLPPTAANSTEPRILYTYSAAMTGFAARLTEEELRSVERKPGFLASFRDRQVPLLTTYTPRLLGLLPGLGLWTHSNMGKGIVIGVLDTGLVDHASFADQGMDPPPAHWRGSCAPGLQGAISCNNKLIGAQSFVKNESPVDTIGHGTHTASTAAGNFVAGANVLGNANGTASGIAPRAHLAIYKVCGRFDCTVSSITAGMEAAIKDGVDVMSLSLGGGPIAFYDDVIAIGAFSAVERGIFVSCAGGNSGPMATSLSNEAPWVLTVAASTIDRNIRATVRLGNGVELDGESAYQPNSYPSDSLPMTIPDGSLDGPNCWQGLVEAEVKGKMVICSIESGSSILIGDNIKSLGGLAMLMVNGELDGYTTMAEAPNLPMSYLNYINGSSVAHYVNATQTPVASIIFKGTVFKVFPAPTVAYFSSRGPNSQSRAVLKPDILGPGVNILAAWPIQVGPKSSQTTGNTQTTFFNMISGTSMSTPHLSGVAALIKAAHPDWSPAAVKSAIMTTSDITDEDGNPIKDEQHNKASFLGMGAGNVNPSKATDPGLVYDIEPNDYVRFLCGLGYSDKQVEVVTHRKVTCTEVGKIREVDLNYPAIILASSSDFDKITVIRTVKNVCSEKSTYKSKVDGLESVAVEVLPETLDFSGKINESKSFNISFSKKITHPPTQEEGHLLWISDTKSVRIPILILV, from the coding sequence ATGGAGACGCACAGTGCCCCatcagctctcttcctcctcctcgccgtctcctcctttcttctcacCGCCTCTTCTCCCCAGTACTCGCAGTTGCAGAGCTACATCATTCGAATGCGCCTCCCACGGAACGCCACATTGGTCAGCGCCCAGGCACTGGACGACTGGTACAGATCCTTGCTCCCTCCCACCGCCGCAAACTCCACCGAGCCCCGCATTCTCTACACCTACAGCGCCGCCATGACCGGCTTCGCCGCCCGGCTAACCGAGGAAGAGCTCAGATCCGTCGAGAGGAAGCCAGGTTTCCTGGCGAGCTTCCGGGACAGACAAGTGCCGCTCCTGACCACCTACACGCCGCGCCTACTCGGACTTCTCCCCGGGCTTGGCCTCTGGACACACTCCAACATGGGAAAGGGCATCGTCATCGGCGTCCTGGACACCGGCTTGGTCGACCACGCGTCGTTCGCCGACCAGGGAATGGATCCGCCTCCTGCGCATTGGAGAGGCTCATGCGCCCCTGGCCTGCAGGGCGCTATCTCCTGCAATAACAAGTTGATCGGAGCACAATCCTTCGTGAAAAACGAGTCCCCCGTCGACACCATAGGTCACGGCACCCATACCGCCAGCACAGCCGCCGGCAATTTCGTGGCCGGCGCCAATGTGCTCGGCAATGCCAACGGCACCGCCTCCGGCATCGCGCCGCGCGCGCACCTGGCCATCTACAAGGTCTGCGGGCGCTTCGACTGTACCGTCTCCAGCATCACCGCCGGCATGGAGGCAGCGATCAAAGACGGCGTCGACGTGATGTCCCTCTCTCTCGGCGGTGGCCCGATCGCTTTTTACGACGACGTGATCGCGATTGGCGCCTTCAGCGCCGTGGAGAGAGGAATCTTTGTGAGCTGCGCCGGAGGTAATTCCGGCCCGATGGCGACCTCCCTCTCCAACGAGGCGCCTTGGGTCCTCACGGTAGCTGCCAGCACCATAGACCGCAACATAAGGGCGACCGTGAGGCTGGGGAATGGGGTCGAGCTCGACGGCGAGTCGGCCTACCAGCCGAACAGCTACCCTTCCGATTCCCTGCCGATGACAATCCCAGATGGGAGCCTCGACGGTCCCAATTGCTGGCAGGGGTTGGTCGAGGCGGAGGTGAAGGGGAAGATGGTTATTTGCTCGATAGAGTCCGGATCAAGTATCCTCATAGGCGACAACATAAAGTCCCTCGGAGGCCTGGCGATGCTGATGGTCAACGGCGAGCTCGACGGCTACACCACAATGGCCGAAGCGCCGAATCTGCCTATGTCCTACCTCAATTACATCAACGGCTCTAGCGTCGCTCACTACGTGAACGCGACGCAGACGCCGGTAGCCTCCATCATCTTCAAGGGCACCGTTTTCAAGGTCTTTCCGGCGCCCACCGTCGCTTATTTCTCTTCACGAGGGCCGAATTCCCAGAGCAGAGCAGTGTTGAAGCCCGACATCTTGGGACCGGGCGTCAACATCCTTGCGGCCTGGCCCATTCAAGTCGGCCCAAAATCTTCCCAGACCACCGGGAACACTCAAACCACCTTCTTCAATATGATCTCCGGCACTTCCATGTCTACGCCTCATCTCAGTGGAGTCGCTGCGTTGATAAAGGCGGCGCACCCGGACTGGTCGCCGGCCGCCGTCAAATCAGCAATCATGACGACCTCAGACATCACCGACGAGGACGGGAATCCAATAAAGGACGAGCAGCACAACAAGGCAAGCTTCCTCGGCATGGGAGCCGGCAACGTCAACCCGTCTAAGGCGACGGATCCCGGGCTAGTTTACGACATTGAGCCGAACGACTACGTCCGCTTCCTGTGCGGGTTAGGCTACTCCGACAAGCAAGTCGAGGTAGTGACCCACCGAAAAGTCACGTGCACCGAGGTGGGCAAAATTAGGGAGGTCGACTTGAACTATCCGGCTATAATTCTGGCATCGTCGTCAGATTTTGACAAAATCACGGTGATCCGCACCGTGAAAAATGTCTGTAGCGAGAAATCGACATATAAATCGAAGGTGGATGGCCTAGAAAGCGTGGCGGTGGAGGTCTTGCCAGAGACATTGGATTTCTCCGGCAAAATCAACGAAAGTAAATCGTTCAACATCAGCTTCAGCAAGAAAATCACGCATCCTCCTACGCAGGAAGAAGGACACTTGTTGTGGATCTCTGATACAAAGTCAGTCAGGATTCCTATCCTGATACTTGTCTGA
- the LOC122019195 gene encoding subtilisin-like protease has protein sequence MPAPHLSGVAALIKAAHLDWSPAVVKSGIMTTSDIIDKDGNPIKDEQHNKASFLGMGADNVNPFKAADPGLVYDIEPNDYVRFLCGLGYSDKQAEIVTHRKSCASR, from the coding sequence ATGCCTGCACCTCATCTCAGCGGGGTCGCTGCGCTAATAAAGGCGGCGCACCTGGACTGGTCGCCGGCCGTCGTCAAATCTGGAATCATGACGACCTCAGACATCATTGATAAGGACGGGAATCCCATAAAGGACGAGCAACACAACAAGGCGAGCTTCCTCGGCATGGGAGCCGACAACGTCAACCCGTTTAAGGCGGCGGATCCCGGGCTAGTTTACGACATTGAGCCCAACGACTATGTCCGCTTCCTTTGCGGGTTAGGCTACTCCGACAAGCAAGCCGAGATAGTGACCCATCGAAAGTCATGTGCGTCGCGGTGA